The proteins below are encoded in one region of Effusibacillus dendaii:
- a CDS encoding ATP-binding cassette domain-containing protein, protein MIQAERLSCFYRDGANLIKAVNGIDLTIQKGEWVVLTGPNGSGKSTLLRLINGLLVPSEGRLTVAGMDLTNASNREQVKLRVQVVFQNPDAQAIGTTPQEDVAFGLENRGIDRAQMEERIERALHQVGLREKRSASVSELSGGQKQRLAIASCLALEPDCLLFDEATSMLDPAGRRDIYLLARTLWRNGMTVIWATQRLDELLEADRAVVMDAGGIEYDGAPRHLFYDSDVPQRLGWELPPVVKIGCWLRERGIPLPSLPLREEEVAGLLCGLH, encoded by the coding sequence ATGATTCAGGCAGAACGTTTGTCCTGTTTTTATCGGGACGGTGCCAATTTGATAAAGGCTGTAAACGGAATCGATCTTACCATTCAAAAAGGGGAATGGGTGGTGCTGACAGGTCCAAACGGTTCGGGAAAATCCACCTTGCTTCGGCTGATAAACGGGCTGCTGGTTCCTTCGGAAGGACGTTTGACAGTAGCGGGTATGGATTTGACGAATGCGTCAAACAGGGAACAGGTCAAACTCCGTGTGCAAGTGGTATTTCAAAATCCGGACGCGCAGGCCATCGGTACAACGCCGCAGGAAGATGTGGCGTTTGGACTGGAAAACAGAGGGATTGATCGGGCGCAAATGGAAGAGCGAATCGAACGGGCGCTGCATCAAGTTGGATTACGCGAAAAAAGGTCGGCTTCTGTATCCGAGTTATCCGGGGGACAAAAACAGAGGTTGGCAATCGCCAGTTGTCTGGCATTGGAGCCGGACTGTTTGCTGTTTGATGAAGCCACATCGATGCTCGATCCGGCGGGGCGGCGCGATATTTACCTGTTGGCTCGAACGCTTTGGCGAAACGGCATGACTGTGATATGGGCTACACAGAGGCTGGATGAGCTGTTAGAGGCGGATCGGGCGGTCGTAATGGATGCGGGTGGAATTGAATATGACGGGGCACCCCGCCATTTGTTTTATGACTCTGATGTCCCGCAGCGGCTGGGCTGGGAATTGCCGCCTGTGGTCAAAATCGGGTGTTGGCTAAGGGAACGGGGTATTCCGCTGCCCTCCTTACCTCTGCGGGAAGAGGAGGTGGCAGGGCTGTTATGCGGGTTACACTGA